In a genomic window of Mucilaginibacter sp. KACC 22063:
- a CDS encoding winged helix-turn-helix transcriptional regulator, with product MKEIQHRSECPISFSLDYIGDKWILLILRDLIFTNKCSYGDFLTSDEKIATNILADRLKLLEANEFIKSEVSPEKKNKFIYSLTEKGIDLIPAIVELMIWGSKYNPPGAKEVIKKIKTDKEGTIRQLREKLLAKVKSNADSMQ from the coding sequence ATGAAAGAAATTCAGCATAGATCAGAATGTCCGATATCATTTTCACTTGATTATATAGGCGATAAATGGATATTATTAATCCTAAGGGATTTGATATTTACTAATAAATGCAGTTATGGGGATTTTCTGACTTCTGATGAAAAGATCGCCACCAATATTCTTGCAGACCGGCTTAAGCTTTTGGAAGCAAACGAATTCATAAAATCTGAAGTATCACCAGAAAAGAAGAATAAGTTTATTTATAGTCTTACAGAAAAAGGTATCGATCTGATCCCGGCAATTGTCGAACTGATGATCTGGGGCTCAAAATATAATCCCCCCGGTGCTAAAGAAGTCATCAAAAAAATTAAAACAGATAAAGAGGGTACCATACGCCAACTTAGAGAGAAATTATTGGCGAAGGTTAAAAGTAATGCTGACTCAATGCAATAG